The segment AACTTCATGGTGCTTAGCCAGAAAACACTGCGACAGCTCCAGCTATTCATTCAAAAAGGATTACACCGAGGTTAAAACCCCACCACAAGCCTTCAGTGGGGCCAGGAAGCAACACAGTGGTGGGAAATCCCTGCCACAACACAATGGGACTTTCCACTTTGGTCTTcatcacagcacagccctgagcagaggATAAGAGGGGCGTGAGCAGCATTTCTAGTGGTCTAAACCATAAATTGCCCATAAGGGAATGGTGCAAGGTGTAAGACTGACGCTACGTCCTCGCTGAGGACCGCAGCAtccgccagcagcagcagcggcacAAGTGGATGCCCATGAAGATGGCTGCAATGAGGATGTAGCTCACACTGATGGCCTTGATGATGTAAATGGTCTCGGGGTCATCGAGCTTGCGGCGGCGCTTGGCCTGGTAGAAGACCCTGAGCCGCAGGCCGGCCACCAGTTTGCCCTCCCTCCAGCAGAAGTAGGTGCCTCTGTCACTGAAGCGGACCCGCCGGATGTGCAGGTGGTTTCCGTGGTCGATGAAGACTCTCATGGTCCTGTTGACACCCACGAGGTAGCGGGAGCGGTAGAGCCGCTGAGAGTCCTTGTCCCACGCCACAGCATGCTCGGGTCGGGCCCCGGGGCAGGCAATGACCAGATCCCTCCCAAGCGGGTGCTTGTAGTACTGCGTGGGGACACTGGGCAGCCAGGGCTTCTGGCCCAGCTTGTAGATGATGTTGGAGATGGCCTGCACGCCCTCCTGTGGGTTGTCCTCCTGCTCACATGGGGTCATGCAGCTCCGGATCGCCACCTCAGGCTTCCAGCGGCGGCCGGAGCGCTGGAACCGTGCAGGAACAGCCCTGGAGCCACAGGAGGTGACGTTGGGCAGCACGGTGCGGTAGCGCGGGTTCAGCCGGGTGCTCTGCATGTAGCAGAGCCCGATGCGCCGCTGCTCACCTCGCACCCCGCAGCGGTCGCATTTGGTCCAGTCCCAGAAGGTGGTGAAGATGCTGAAGGCCTTCCTTGTGTAATCATCCTGGACGTGCTGTCCTATGTCCAAGAATGCCACTGTGATGTGTTTGGTGGGCTGCACATCCACGTCGTAGCcataaaaaaaatcccctttctTGGTGCCACACAGGTAATGGCCTGAATCTGACATCTGGGCGCGGAAAATGATGAGGCTGAACATCCGGATGGTGAAACGCTTCAGCACGTCAGTGCCCACGTGGATGTGGCCTGAGTCGAGCACCATGTTGCCAGAAAAGTCTGTCAGGACGGTGGTTTCGTGGCCTCCCATGCTCTTCTGGAAATACCAGACGACGTTGGAGACCTCCTCGGGCTTGCAGTTGCAGGGGAGCTCGAAGGTCATGTCGGCCAAGTAGGCAGCATTGTCAAACATCAGGAAAGCAGGACATACCATGCGCCGGAATACATCTTCTTTCTCCTCAATCGCAAAAGAGTGGAGAACATCAGCCATGTAGAGGagaacagctcccagcagccacaTCTCCATCCTAGGTGTCTGAGACACGGGCTCTAGAACCCTTCCGGCTGCTCTAGAACCTTTCCAGGTGTTGTAGAatgtgctgtgctatggggcaACCAGCAGCGAGCTCCATCGTGTAGCGCAGCCATGGAGGGAAAATGGAGAGGGGAATGAGGGAatcactgttgttttcttgaaaagaagTAAACATTAAGGATTGCACCAACTCTTCTGTAGATGATGACCATGGAGAACCTCCCTGTTGGCAGCTTCATCTGTAGTCCAGAGCCAGAGGTTTCACAAAAGATATTTAGAGTTCTGTATCCTCCCTGTTGTATCAATATCCCCCACTCTGACTTTGGGAGCCCTCAGgatcttctctttttgtttcagacaTTACCTCTTGGCTTTCTGCTAGCCTCCAGGCTGGTAAGTGTTACACAAAGGCAACAAGAATGGCACCTACAACAGATTGCAGGGACACACACGTCCCCAAGATACATGTCACTAAACCCTACACTCAAGTGCCAAGAGAAGCCTGAAATAAGGGGCCTAGTGTTTCTACAGAGAAGGTGGGAGAGGGCGAGTTATAGCCAGACAGGGCTGACTCTGCCTTTTGCTCTAACTGGGTTTTTGAACAAAATGGACTTGGTAGTTGATTCTAAACTGAATTCAAGGGAATCTGAGCAGTGTAGTAAACACTGTGCTCTCCAGAACTCTTGGGAGATCTTCCCACACTAGACCTGCAGGAGAGTGTGGTGGGCAGGTGCTGAGCTGTACCATATGAGAGCCTTTCTGAAGTCTGCAGCCTAAGCAGAATGGCTAATCAATCCAGACATGATAATACATAGCATAGGAGAGTCCCTCCATTGCCTGACAGTTCCTTCTAAATTTCAGTTTATGTAGAATCCAGGCAGACCTTGGTCCAGGACCATGGGGTGACAACATCTCTGAGGTTTACACCAAGCCCTGCTTAAAACAACTGGTTGGGTCGGCCCCTGGGTTACCACCTTGCACCGCATTCCCACCCCCACCAGCTCTGGTTGTGTGGTTAAGCGTGAAATGTCCTGGATTACATTTCTTAAATACAGAGTGACAATGGACAGAGATGATAAAGGGAAGGGATTACTTGGGTTTTGGTCTCTCCTCCATACATGCCAGCCTAAATgttctttctctcatttattCTCCTCTTCTAAGAGATTCTCACAGATCTGTCCTGTGAGGACACCGACCCAGAGATCACAAGGAACGCAATGTCTGTTGCTAACCTTTATTTGGCAGAacctctgctgctccctcagcTGACCTGGTAACACCTCATCAGCTCCATCACTCTTCTTTCCTCAGCTTCCTCCTGCAAACTGGTGTTGGTGGGGTGGGCTTCCCCCTCTACTTCGCCACAGGGATGGCCAGGGCTGCAATAACCCCCACTCATGCTCTGCAGCTTCCTAAACAGATCCCTGGTGCTCTCCTTCTCCGACGTGCTCAGAAGATCCAGGTTTAACCCAAAGCGTTTGGTGCCGGAAAGGCTGTGTAAGATCTGAAGGACAGCATCTCTGTCTTCATGGCAGACGTTCTCTGCCAGCACGGTAAGGAACTCACCCAGGAGGCCAAAACCCAACTCAGCCTGAAAGATTCTGCTCAAGGCCTTCCCCTCCAGTTTAAGCAAAagctggtatttttcttttccgCTTTGGAAGCATCTGCGCCAATCTCTGTAAAATTCGGCAGAGGTTCTGGGCAGTTGCTCCAGCtcctgaaggagaaaataatggtcaagttttgtgttttgttcctCACAAAGGTTTTTATTCCCCCCTCTCTTATCAGTCTGTGGATGTCTGACAGATGCTTCTTGTACAAAGAGCTGCACAAAGCTTGTGAAGCAGCAACACATGCAAAGAGACAAAGGGATATCAGGTTCATCGAGCCCAAGAGAAACCAGAGgacttaagagaaaaataaaggaagagtGGGTGAGAGATGAAATGCGATGCACATGAACACAGGAACCCAAATGCACTGCCCACTCTGGATCCACCATCCACTGAGAGGGATCTCACAGGGACTGTGATAATTACACAGAAATTTGGGTCCCTCTTGAGCAAACCAAACaggtgaggagaaaaaaagctaaaGGGCTTAAAGCCcagaaaatgcattaatttatataccctatatatatatacactaacCCTATTTAAACACCCTACCATGCTGTAGGGTGTAAAATACATATTGTAACATACACACCCGCAGTAGAGCACTTGGACTAAAAGAGATACCCGGCTCAATGTGGCATCTccagataaaaagaaatcctgtttATACCATATGTAATTGAACTGCTGAACTCATACTGCTGACTGGAGAAGGATTAAAATGCTTGGGCTTTTATACAGATCCTGAGAACGAGGCGCAGCAGCATCAGGCAGTGTCTAAACACGAAACGGAGAGGCCCTGGAGATCAGAGCCTGAGCATTAATGGGATTAGGAACAGCATTTGCTCTGGGGAGATCACTGCTCAGTCCAAGAGAAGACAAAGCTGCCTTGGAAGAACTGCAAAAAGGATCTCAACATAAACAGGGAGATGAAATTCACAGTCAAAAATCTCATGCAGAACATCTCCAGCTGGGGAACAGCGCAGAACAGaccccagtgctgctcccaccAGGCTGCAGTACCATTGGGCTGCCAGGAGTCACCAGGGGCTGAAAACACCAAAATGGCAAAGCCAGCACTGGGGGCTAACAGGAAACCAATTGAGAGTAAAGTGACCATTCTTTATCTCTGCAAATCCAGTGGGTGCCTGAGCCTcaagtgctgcctgcagcaagaCAACCCAGCACCAGAGAGGGAAGTGAAAGAAGGGCTGCTGGAAGCACCTGGAAGCATCTTCCATTCCAGAAGACATCCAGCTGACCAGGAGTTGGAAAAAGCCCACTGATGGGAGCAGGACAGATGTCAGTCCCATCATGggtagaaaatgttttttcacCGTTTCCCAGCTGCAGAACTGAGGATAACCCAATGAACTCATCGGGCAGCAGgttgaaaacaaaatagtgCTTTTCCATATCATGCATAATTAAACTGTGGGGTGATGAAGAATTGGCTCCGTTCACAGAAGACGTGTTATCTGAGGCCATTAAACTGCAATCCAGATGCACAGCTTGGCTCTCAGTCCCCAGACTGCAGCCAGCTGGAGGAACGCGGTCAACGGAGGGCACTCTTCCCCAAGAATCCATTTCTGGCCACTGTCAGACGCAGGGCACTGAGGCTTTGGTTGTCTGGTATTTGACTCTTGATGCAGACACATAGAACAGGCTGAGATTGAACCCTGCAGCTCAGAAGTGGGGATTCTGAGGGCTTGTTTACTTGTAGAAATAATTCTGAATAGCTCTTGTGCATTAAAATAACACCCAAATTATTCTGCAGTAATATTTAGGTGTGGGTAAGGCCCCAGAAAGGATCTCCCTCACCTGGGGTATCCCCCTCACCTGTGTTATCTCCACCTCAGTGGCTTGCTGGTCCCTCGTGTGGCCTGCACAAGGGTTCCACAGCACGTTTCTCTTGTTCCCCATCTTGTCCTTCTTCTCTAGAGGCCTCAGGTGTGATGCCAGCACGATGTCCCTGCAGGGAACAAGAAGAGGACACAAGGTGAAATACACGGGTGATGGAGTTAGCATTTCTACccaacagctcctgcagcagccagggcTCAGGGACTGGCAGGACACCTTTTCCTCCTGCGTTTTTCCTGGGTTACAAGGAAGATTTTATGTCTTTGGGCCTTCCGCAGGAGAACTCTTTCACTCTTATAGTGAAAGATATCTTATATATCTTAAATATATCTTACTCAGCCATCCCATTACACTGACGGCTGTGACTAATTGCAGCAGCCCGGACTCAGCAGCTCATGTCATTCTTCTCATCCCGTGGGATGTACGTCTGCCGTTCTCAGTCCTCCCAGCAACGAGACCTTCAAATGGGTTCAAGGCTTTGCTGGCCTTTGTGAGTGGGGGATCTGCACCCACGGAGAGAAGCTGTTGtgctctcctggctgctgaTAGCgcactgctctgcaggcttTGTACTGAGCAGGAATGTGTCCTTTTACACGGACAGGAGAAAGCAATGCCATCATTAATGCCACGTTAAAGCTCTTCCTTTGCTCAGCTCTGACAGCAGGACCACATTCACAGTGAGGCAGCCGGCGCTACGTGGATGCTACAACAGCCCGGGATCATAAACCTTCCAGCTGCCGGCCGGGCCCCACCTGAACTCCCGGTATGAGGCCAGGCGTTGCCGCACGGCGCGCAGCTTGGCGCTGTTCTCCCTCTCGTGCTTCTCGTCGGCCTCCAGCGCGGCCCGCAGCTCGGCCCGCAGCGCGGCCATATCCACCGCTCCGCCCGCCTCCATCCGCCCGCTGTCGCGACAGCCACGACGGGAGGCCTCGAGCTGCGGGGATAAAGCTCCTGTCGTGACAGCGATACGAGCCGAAGCGCCTCAGCGGCAACGTGGGCCCCGCCGCCCTAACGGCTCGCGGCCGACCCCTCGTGTCGCGATAGGCCACCGGGCCGCCACACAGCGCTCCCCGAGGGAGTCCCGTCCCGTTGCCATGGCGACAGCGCCGCGCGCCGCCTCCAGGACCCGCCGGGGCTGTCCGCGTCGCGCCTGACGGAACCGCGCCGGCAGCAGCGCCGCACCGCACGGGACAGGCGCAGAGGGCAGCCCGGGTCCTTCCGCTGCGCTGTCGGCGGCGCCAACGGCGGAGAGTGTGAGGAGAGCGTGAGGAGGGAGAGGGCCGAGAcgggtgggtgggggggggtaTGGGATAGGGGTACGGGGTAATGGGTACAGGGTAATGGGTACGGGGTGAAGGTCAGGGAACAGGGTTTGAGCCAAGAAATAAGGGCtaagggctggagccagggcCTTGGCCTGGGATTTGGGCTTTGGGGCTTAGGACTTAGGACCGGGGGCAGGTTCTGTCTGTGAGGCATGTTCTGTACTGAGAATGGACCTGTCTGTGGGGCTGGGCCTGTCTGTGGGGCTGGGCCTGTCTGTGGGGCCGGGTCTGTCTGTGGGGCCGGGTCTGTCTGTGGGGCCGGGTCTGTCTGTGGGGCCGGGTCTGTCTGTGGGGCCGGGTCTGTCTGTGGGGCCGGGTCTGTCTGTGGGGCCGGGTCTGTCTGTGGGGCCGGGTCTGTCTGTGGGGCCGGGTCTGTCTGTGGGGCCGGGTCTGTCTGTGGGGCCGGGTCTGTCTGTGGGGCCGGGTCTGTCTGTGGGGCCGGGTCTGTCTGTGGGGCCGGGTCTGTCTGTGGGGCCGGGTCTGTCTGTGGGGCCGGGTCTGTCTGTGGGGCTGGGTCTGGCTCCGAGGCTGGGTATGGCTCTGAGGCAGGTTCTGGATGTGGGACCCGTTCTGGATATGGGGCCAGTCTGGGCTCTGGGGCTGGATCTGGTTCTTGGTCAGGTTCTGGGGCTGGGATTGAGGCTGGGTTGTAGTTCCAGGGgttctgctcccagctctgacCACGTCTCTTTACCCCCAGCATGGACACTGACCTGTATGACGAGTTTGGGAACTACATCGGGCCAGAGCTGGACTCTGATGATGAGGACGATGAGTTGGGCCGGGAGTCCAAGGACCTGGATGAGGTGAGTGCGTGGCTGTGCAGGACtgtgctgtgcaatgcagcCACACACAGTAGGTGTTCAGCGTGTCCTGCTCCGTGCCTGGCTCCCATTGCAGGGAAAGCTCTGGAGGATGGAGCGTGCCCTTTCTGCTCTCAGTTTCCTGTCTCTCCTGATGTGTGACACCAAGACTTTACCTCCAGCCACAGTTAAGGTTTATGAAACGCTttgatgctggcagcagctcagtgtgagTGTTGGTTGCAGCTcgaggatgatgatgatgatgatgatatgGGGGACCACGATGAGGACCACCCTGGGATGGAGGTGGTGCTGCACGAGGACAAGAAGTACTACCCCACTGCCGAGGAGGTCTATGGGCCTGAAGTGGAGACCATAGTgcaggaggaggacacacagcCTCTCACTGGTGAGTGGGGTTTAAGTCATCTCAATTGGGCCTCCCatagaaagagaaaggaatctGTCTAtataaagctgtgttttttatCTGCAGTAAATCCCCACTCGGTGTTTGGAGGTGCTGGGTTGAGGCCACCAATAACAGCGttttattgttctttcttttgttttcagagcctATTATTAAACCTGTGAAAACCAAAAAGTTCTCTTTGATGGAACAGACGTTACCGGTCACTGTCTACGAGATGGAGTAAGTAATGTGCAGAGTTTGAAGCGCGTGCTTTGGTTCAGGCCATCTGTGCTGCAATTTCCTCGCTTCTCGTTGCTTACAGGCAGGGTGGGGAGGCAGAGGGGTGAGCTGTATGGAGGCGGGAGCTTACAGGGGGACACTGGGTTTGTTCCTTACTAACAGCAGCAATATAAGCTAGTACAGCTGGCTCCCTGAGTTTGAAccaaaaagaagaggaagaaaagcacaaggGCAGCCATTTTACAGCTATTTTACTTTCCTTGTAGGCAACACAGTGCATTTCCTACTGGTCTTTCTGATCCCTTTGTCCTCTGTTTACTCCATCTGTAATTAATTCTTAGTCCTGCTCTTCCTTGATGGAAATGGTTTGG is part of the Excalfactoria chinensis isolate bCotChi1 chromosome 24, bCotChi1.hap2, whole genome shotgun sequence genome and harbors:
- the DNAAF19 gene encoding dynein axonemal assembly factor 19, whose product is MEAGGAVDMAALRAELRAALEADEKHERENSAKLRAVRQRLASYREFRDIVLASHLRPLEKKDKMGNKRNVLWNPCAGHTRDQQATEVEITQELEQLPRTSAEFYRDWRRCFQSGKEKYQLLLKLEGKALSRIFQAELGFGLLGEFLTVLAENVCHEDRDAVLQILHSLSGTKRFGLNLDLLSTSEKESTRDLFRKLQSMSGGYCSPGHPCGEVEGEAHPTNTSLQEEAEERRVMELMRCYQVS
- the FAM187A gene encoding Ig-like V-type domain-containing protein FAM187A, with protein sequence MEMWLLGAVLLYMADVLHSFAIEEKEDVFRRMVCPAFLMFDNAAYLADMTFELPCNCKPEEVSNVVWYFQKSMGGHETTVLTDFSGNMVLDSGHIHVGTDVLKRFTIRMFSLIIFRAQMSDSGHYLCGTKKGDFFYGYDVDVQPTKHITVAFLDIGQHVQDDYTRKAFSIFTTFWDWTKCDRCGVRGEQRRIGLCYMQSTRLNPRYRTVLPNVTSCGSRAVPARFQRSGRRWKPEVAIRSCMTPCEQEDNPQEGVQAISNIIYKLGQKPWLPSVPTQYYKHPLGRDLVIACPGARPEHAVAWDKDSQRLYRSRYLVGVNRTMRVFIDHGNHLHIRRVRFSDRGTYFCWREGKLVAGLRLRVFYQAKRRRKLDDPETIYIIKAISVSYILIAAIFMGIHLCRCCCWRMLRSSART